In Arcobacter sp. CECT 8986, the sequence GTATAGTTATCATAAAAACCACCCGAACATGCACATGCACCCATAGAAATTACCCATTTAGGTTCACACATTTGGTCATAGATTTTCTTTAAAATAGGCGCTTGTTTATATGTAATAGTACCTGCAACTATCATTAAATCTGCTTGTCTTGGTGAAAATCTTACAACTTCTGCACCAAATCTAGATAAATCATATTTTGCACCAACTACTGACATAAATTCAATACCACAACATGCAGTACCAAAAACCATAGGCCATAATGAATAAGATCTACCCCAGTTTACTGCATGATCTAATTTAGTAGTGATTATAGAATCACCAAATGAAGACTCTGCTCCTAATCCCATGATAACGCCTTTTTCTTATAAATATAAATTAATCCTGCAAATAACAATGCCATAAACATAAACATTTCTGCAAGTCCTAAATATCCAAGTTCTCTAATATTAACTGCCCAAGGGAACATGAAAATAATTTCAACATCAAAAATTACAAAAAGGATTGCTACTAAGTAGAATTTGATAGAAAATCTTAGATTTGTTGTACCTACAGGGTGAGATACCCCACTTTCGTATACTGTATTTTTTTGTTTGTCATCTTTATTGTTTGGCCCTAAGTATCTAGTTAATACAAAAACTGATACTAAAACTAGGCCCATAATAACAAAGACACTTCCTGCTAAAAGTAGTTCTGTCGACATCTTGATTTATCCCGTATTATTTAATTATGTATTGATTGTACAATATTTTATTGCCACAACAAAGTCATTCCTTGATTATTTTACACAATAATTTAAATAGTGAGAAAAATTGTAATACTTTAAAATAACTTTTTTTTTAACTTAAATTAATTAACTAAATTCATTATTTAAATCTATTAATGCCTCTTTTAACTCCTTATTAGGAAGAGAAATATTTAATCTAAAGTATTTATTTGCTTCTTTACCAAAAGTAAGGCCATCATTTAGTGCAATACCGCTTTTATGAAGTAGTCTTTGAAAGATATTTTTATGCGTATCTTCAATTTTTGAGAAGTTTAACCAAACTAAATATGTTGCTTCTGGTTTATTAAAAGTGATATTTTGATTTAAATTTTCACTTAAGGTTTCAATGTTTTTATTTAGGTAATTTAGTAACATTTCTAACCATTGTTCACCTTTATCATAAGCAGAAGATATTGATTCTATACCAAAAATATTTAAAGAAGTAATATGTCTTTTTTCTAATATTTGCTCAATATCTTCTTTTATTTTATTATTTTTTGTAATTATGTAAGAACTTTTTAATCCTGCTAAGTTAAATGTCTTACTTGGTGAATTAAGTAAAACTATATTGTTATGATATTTTTTATCAAGATGTAGAATTGAAGTGAATTTTTTGAAAACTAAATCAGAATGAATTTCATCACTTATTACAATAATATTATTTTCATAACATATTTGCATTAGTTGTTCTAGTTCGTCTTCATTCCATACTCTTCCTACTGGATTATGAGGAGAACATAAAATAAGAAGTTTTGTTTTTTTAGTTATTTTACTTCTTAAATTGTCAAAATCCATTGTATAGTAATCATTATTATTTGAAAGCTCATTTAATATTAGTTTTCTATTGTTATCTTTTACTACTGAATAAAAAGGGAAATATACAGGTGTTTGAATTATAACTTCGTCACCTTCATTACTTAAAGCTTCAATACATGCACTAAGTGCAGTAACAACTCCGGTAGTAAATTGTATATCATTTTTTGAAAAAGAGTTTATATTATGTCTTTTTTTGTACCAAGATATTATGCTATTGTATGTTTTGTCTGTTATTACTGGATAACCAAGAATTTGTTTATCAAAACATTTTTTTAAATCTTCTAAGATAAAATCAGGAGTTTTGAAATCCATATCTGCAACCCAAAGTGGTTTTGCATCTTCTATATTGAAATATTTTTTCAATCCATCGTATTTAACACAGTCAGTGTTTTTTCTATTTATATGTTCATCAAAATTATAATTAATCATTTTGCCTCTATTATAAACTAAATTTTATGGATATAATGATATAAAAATAAAATTAATTACAAATAAGGTTTTTTATGGAAAAAGCAATTGAATTGTTGAAAAAACATAATTTATTGAAAATCATTGATGAAGAATTAGATATATATTTAGAAATTCCTCATGTTGCATATGTGGAAGTTAAAAAAGAAGATTCAAAAGCAATACTATTTACGAATCCAGTTGATAAAAAGAGTGGAAAGAAGTTTGATATTCCTGTTTTAATGAATGTTTTTGGTTCAAAAAAAGCAGTTGAACTTTTTATTGGTGAATCAGATAAGATTGGTAAAGAAATAGAATCTTTACTAAAAATGAAGCCACCTGTAACTTTTAGTGAAAAATTATCTACTTTTGGAAAATTGTTTGCACTTAAAAATACAATACCAAAAAAACTAAAAGGAAAAGGTGAATGTCAAGAAGTTATAAAATTAGGTGAAGATGCAAAATTATCTGATTTACCTATATTAACTACTTGGGAAAAAGATGGTGGTCCTTTTATTACAATGGGACAAGTATATACAACTTCATTAAATGGCGAGATGAAAAATTTAGGTATGTATAGACTTCAAGTATATGATGATAACAAACTTGGTATGCATTGGCAAATACATAAAGATTCAAATCACTTTTTTCACGAATACAAAAAAGCTGGTAAAAAAATGCCAGTATCAATTGGAATAGGAGGTGATCCTATGTATATTTGGTGTGGGCAAGCTCCTTTACCAATTGGAGTTTTTGAGCTTATGTTATATGGCTTTGTTAAAAATAAAAATGCACAATTAGTAAAATCAATTACAAATGATATTTATGTACCAAAAGACAATGATTTTATTATTGAAGGTTTTGTAGATACAAGCAAAATGAAAATAGAGGGTCCTTTTGGTGATCATACAGGTTATTATACATTAGAAGAAGAGTATCCATTTTTAGAAGTAAGTGCTATTACTCATAAGAAAAAACCTACATACCTTGCAACAGTTGTTGGTAAACCACCATTAGAAGATAAATATATGGGATTTGCAACTGAAAGAATATTTTTACCATTATTAAAAACAACTGCTCCTGATTTAATTGATTATTATATGCCAGAAAATGGAGTTTTCCATAATCTTATTATTGCAAAAATCAAAACTTTATATCCAGGACATGCAAGTCAAATGATGCATGCATTTTGGGGAGTAGGTCAAATGAGTTTTGTTAAACATGCAATATTTGTAAATGAAGATGCACCAGAACTTACAGACCACGATGAAATTACTAAATATATTTTAAATAGAATTGATATAGATGATATGCTTGTATCAAGAGGTGTTGTTGATGCACTAGACCATTCAAGTCCAAAATTTGCAGTAGGTGGAAAGTTAGGATTAGATTGTACAGGTGAAGAGATTGACGAGTTAGGAATAACTTTATTATCTGATGAAGAGTTATTTGAAAAAATGACAAATATAACTGATGAGGTAAAGAGTTTAAAACAGTATTATATAAATACAAAAAATCCTGTTACTGTAATTAGTGTAGATAAAAAAAGAAATCAAAAACATCTTTTTGAAGATTTAAAATCTGTATATGAAAATATTAAAATATTAGTAATTGTTGATGATGCAAATCAAAATGATGTAAATAACCCTTATATGTTAATATGGAGAGTTGTTAATAATATCGATTCAAATAGAGATTTATATATCGATTCAAATACAGTTTGTATTGATGGAACAAATAAAAATAATTTCGATAATTTTAAAAGAAGATGGCCAGGAGATGTAGATTGTACAAAAGAGGTTATTGATTCTTTAAAACAAAGAGGAATTTTAGATATTGATGAAGAGTTTGAAAAAAGATTTCAACTATAATAAATAAGAGTTTTTACTCTTATTTATCAATAATCTTTATATCTTCTTTATTTATATGTAAATACGCATTTTCATTGCTATTTATATTTTCAATATTCTGCATTTTTACAATTAGTGTGTGATTGTTGAACTTTGGAAGTTCTATTACTAATTCATAATAATCTCCACAAAAAGATATATCTATAACTTTTACTTCTATATCACTTTTTTGTAAAGAAACTTTAGAACTATCTATTTTAATAATAGCAACTTTTGTGTCTTCAATTTGTAAATTTAATTGTTTAATT encodes:
- a CDS encoding NADH-quinone oxidoreductase subunit B; this encodes MGLGAESSFGDSIITTKLDHAVNWGRSYSLWPMVFGTACCGIEFMSVVGAKYDLSRFGAEVVRFSPRQADLMIVAGTITYKQAPILKKIYDQMCEPKWVISMGACACSGGFYDNYTTVQGIDEIIPVDEYVSGCPPRPEAVLDAVMRIQEKAQRESVLDDREKRDHKGFLDA
- a CDS encoding NADH-quinone oxidoreductase subunit A, producing the protein MSTELLLAGSVFVIMGLVLVSVFVLTRYLGPNNKDDKQKNTVYESGVSHPVGTTNLRFSIKFYLVAILFVIFDVEIIFMFPWAVNIRELGYLGLAEMFMFMALLFAGLIYIYKKKALSWD
- a CDS encoding MalY/PatB family protein, with product MINYNFDEHINRKNTDCVKYDGLKKYFNIEDAKPLWVADMDFKTPDFILEDLKKCFDKQILGYPVITDKTYNSIISWYKKRHNINSFSKNDIQFTTGVVTALSACIEALSNEGDEVIIQTPVYFPFYSVVKDNNRKLILNELSNNNDYYTMDFDNLRSKITKKTKLLILCSPHNPVGRVWNEDELEQLMQICYENNIIVISDEIHSDLVFKKFTSILHLDKKYHNNIVLLNSPSKTFNLAGLKSSYIITKNNKIKEDIEQILEKRHITSLNIFGIESISSAYDKGEQWLEMLLNYLNKNIETLSENLNQNITFNKPEATYLVWLNFSKIEDTHKNIFQRLLHKSGIALNDGLTFGKEANKYFRLNISLPNKELKEALIDLNNEFS
- a CDS encoding menaquinone biosynthesis decarboxylase; the protein is MEKAIELLKKHNLLKIIDEELDIYLEIPHVAYVEVKKEDSKAILFTNPVDKKSGKKFDIPVLMNVFGSKKAVELFIGESDKIGKEIESLLKMKPPVTFSEKLSTFGKLFALKNTIPKKLKGKGECQEVIKLGEDAKLSDLPILTTWEKDGGPFITMGQVYTTSLNGEMKNLGMYRLQVYDDNKLGMHWQIHKDSNHFFHEYKKAGKKMPVSIGIGGDPMYIWCGQAPLPIGVFELMLYGFVKNKNAQLVKSITNDIYVPKDNDFIIEGFVDTSKMKIEGPFGDHTGYYTLEEEYPFLEVSAITHKKKPTYLATVVGKPPLEDKYMGFATERIFLPLLKTTAPDLIDYYMPENGVFHNLIIAKIKTLYPGHASQMMHAFWGVGQMSFVKHAIFVNEDAPELTDHDEITKYILNRIDIDDMLVSRGVVDALDHSSPKFAVGGKLGLDCTGEEIDELGITLLSDEELFEKMTNITDEVKSLKQYYINTKNPVTVISVDKKRNQKHLFEDLKSVYENIKILVIVDDANQNDVNNPYMLIWRVVNNIDSNRDLYIDSNTVCIDGTNKNNFDNFKRRWPGDVDCTKEVIDSLKQRGILDIDEEFEKRFQL